A part of candidate division KSB1 bacterium genomic DNA contains:
- a CDS encoding 1-acyl-sn-glycerol-3-phosphate acyltransferase — protein sequence MRTFRLCYRLLLLVVGTIVLEVILLIGKPFLCFAAKWRIRWRNLLVQTWARMVALIVNMKVHARGRPPKPPFYLVSNHLGYFDVPAYFTQLHCIFVAKAELANWPFLGFLAKSANTLFIDRSNKKDIPRLNALIEKAIHESDGVIVFPESTSSKGSEILPFKSPLLEYPAIRQFPVSYATIHYRTGDTDPPAYLSVCWWGEMTFAGHFLELLKLSRIDATITFGPTTVRGDDRKKIAQELWDRLNRQFEPTFNPQHESPVVR from the coding sequence ATGAGGACATTTCGGCTCTGTTATCGCCTGCTTTTGTTGGTCGTCGGCACCATTGTTCTCGAAGTAATTTTGCTTATTGGCAAACCTTTTTTGTGCTTTGCCGCGAAATGGCGCATTCGCTGGCGCAACTTGCTGGTGCAAACCTGGGCGCGAATGGTCGCGCTGATTGTGAACATGAAAGTTCATGCTCGCGGCCGTCCCCCCAAGCCGCCATTTTATCTGGTTTCAAATCATCTTGGCTACTTCGACGTGCCGGCCTATTTTACCCAATTGCATTGCATCTTTGTGGCCAAAGCTGAATTGGCAAACTGGCCGTTTTTGGGTTTTTTGGCGAAATCGGCCAATACTCTCTTTATCGATCGCAGCAACAAAAAAGATATTCCACGCCTCAACGCCCTGATTGAGAAGGCGATTCACGAGAGCGACGGCGTCATTGTGTTTCCGGAAAGCACCAGCTCCAAAGGTAGTGAGATTCTTCCCTTCAAGTCGCCGCTGCTCGAATATCCCGCGATTCGGCAATTTCCGGTCTCGTATGCCACCATTCATTATCGCACCGGCGACACTGACCCGCCGGCTTACCTTTCGGTGTGCTGGTGGGGTGAAATGACGTTTGCCGGGCATTTTCTCGAACTATTGAAATTGTCCAGGATCGATGCGACCATCACCTTCGGCCCCACGACGGTTCGAGGAGACGATCGAAAAAAAATTGCGCAAGAATTATGGGATCGCCTCAACCGACAATTCGAGCCGACGTTTAATCCGCAGCACGAAAGCCCGGTGGTGAGATGA
- a CDS encoding glutamine--tRNA ligase/YqeY domain fusion protein, translated as MNKAELNKPSHFIRDIIEEHNRTGRFGGKVITRFPPEPNGYLHIGHAKAICIDFGLAQEFGGRCHLRFDDTNPTKEEQEYVDSIMEDVRWLGFDWGEHLYFASDYFEQLYDYAVQLIKAGKAYVDDLSAEETRELRGTLTEGGKESPYRRRSVEENLDLFARMRAGEFPDGSKTLRAKIDMASPNINLRDPVMYRIRKAEHHRTGDKWCIYPMYDWAHGQSDSLEGITHSICTLEYEDHRPLYDWYLDQLGIHHPQQIEFARLNLTYTVMSKRRLLTLVEKGYVTGWDDPRMPTLAGLRRRGYTPEAIRDFCDRIGVAKSNSTVDIALLEHCLREDLNKRAPRVMAVLRPLKLVIENYPEGQIEEMEAVNNPENPGAGTRKVPFSRELYIEQEDFREAPPKKYFRLYPGNEVRLRYAYIVKCTGVVKDKNGEIVEVRCTYDPATRSGSSQADARGEGKKVKGTIHWVSAAQAIPAEVRLYDYLFSKPNPDEVEDGQDFTVNLNPKSLETLTGCRLEPSLASAAPGQRYQFERHGYFCVDTKDSSAAHLVFNRTVTLRDTWAKIEKADKS; from the coding sequence ATGAACAAAGCGGAGTTGAACAAGCCCTCTCATTTTATTCGTGACATTATTGAAGAGCACAATCGCACCGGCCGCTTCGGCGGCAAGGTGATCACGCGCTTTCCACCGGAGCCGAACGGTTATTTGCACATCGGCCACGCGAAGGCGATTTGCATCGATTTCGGCCTGGCGCAGGAATTCGGCGGGCGCTGCCATTTGCGCTTCGACGACACCAATCCCACGAAGGAGGAACAGGAATACGTCGATTCGATCATGGAGGATGTGCGCTGGCTGGGGTTCGATTGGGGCGAGCATCTTTATTTTGCCTCGGATTACTTCGAGCAGCTTTATGATTATGCCGTGCAATTGATCAAGGCCGGCAAGGCTTATGTCGACGATTTGAGCGCGGAGGAAACGCGTGAGCTTCGCGGCACGCTGACCGAGGGCGGCAAGGAAAGCCCCTACCGCCGGCGTTCGGTCGAAGAGAATCTGGATTTGTTCGCCCGCATGCGCGCCGGCGAATTCCCCGACGGCTCCAAAACCCTGCGTGCCAAGATTGACATGGCCTCGCCCAACATCAACCTGCGCGATCCGGTGATGTATCGCATTCGCAAAGCCGAGCATCATCGCACCGGCGACAAATGGTGCATTTACCCGATGTATGATTGGGCGCACGGGCAATCAGATTCCCTCGAAGGCATCACGCATTCAATTTGCACGCTGGAATACGAAGATCATCGGCCGCTGTACGATTGGTATCTCGATCAGCTCGGCATCCATCATCCCCAGCAGATCGAGTTTGCGCGGCTCAATTTGACTTACACGGTGATGAGCAAGCGCCGGCTGTTGACGCTGGTGGAAAAGGGTTATGTCACGGGCTGGGACGACCCGCGCATGCCGACGCTCGCGGGTTTGCGCCGGCGCGGTTACACGCCGGAAGCCATCCGCGATTTTTGCGACCGCATCGGCGTGGCCAAGAGCAACAGCACGGTTGACATCGCTTTGCTCGAGCACTGCCTGCGGGAAGATCTGAACAAACGCGCGCCGCGGGTGATGGCGGTTTTGCGTCCGCTCAAGCTGGTGATTGAAAATTATCCCGAAGGCCAAATTGAAGAAATGGAGGCGGTGAATAATCCGGAAAATCCCGGCGCCGGAACGCGCAAGGTGCCGTTCTCGCGCGAGTTGTATATTGAGCAGGAAGATTTTCGCGAAGCTCCGCCCAAGAAATATTTTCGTTTGTATCCCGGCAATGAAGTGCGCCTGCGTTACGCCTACATCGTCAAATGCACTGGCGTGGTGAAAGACAAAAATGGCGAGATTGTCGAAGTGCGCTGCACCTACGATCCCGCGACGCGCAGCGGCTCCAGCCAGGCAGACGCCCGTGGGGAAGGCAAAAAAGTCAAAGGCACGATTCATTGGGTTTCCGCGGCGCAGGCGATTCCGGCGGAAGTGCGCTTGTATGATTATCTTTTCTCCAAGCCGAATCCAGATGAGGTTGAAGACGGCCAGGATTTCACGGTGAACCTCAATCCCAAGTCGTTGGAGACATTGACCGGATGCCGCCTTGAGCCGAGCCTGGCGAGCGCCGCGCCCGGCCAGCGTTATCAATTCGAGCGCCACGGCTATTTCTGTGTCGATACGAAAGATTCCTCGGCGGCGCATCTTGTTTTTAACCGCACCGTCACACTGCGGGATACCTGGGCGAAAATCGAAAAAGCCGACAAGAGCTGA
- a CDS encoding YkgJ family cysteine cluster protein, whose translation MRENNPCLTCGACCAYFRASFYWAEADPATGGKVPPEMTEKLNDFLVVMKGTNQKNPRCIALEGAIGQCVRCTIYERRPSVCREFEFSWQNGKRHDRCEQARAAWGLPPLSAATQA comes from the coding sequence ATGCGTGAAAACAATCCCTGCTTGACCTGCGGCGCCTGTTGTGCTTATTTTCGGGCCTCGTTTTATTGGGCCGAAGCGGATCCGGCGACCGGCGGCAAGGTGCCGCCGGAGATGACGGAGAAGCTCAACGACTTTTTAGTCGTCATGAAAGGCACCAATCAAAAAAATCCGCGCTGCATCGCGCTGGAAGGCGCGATCGGTCAATGTGTTCGATGCACGATTTATGAAAGACGGCCTTCGGTTTGCCGCGAGTTTGAGTTTTCCTGGCAAAACGGCAAGCGGCATGATCGTTGTGAGCAAGCGCGAGCGGCGTGGGGGCTGCCGCCGCTTTCTGCCGCCACTCAGGCGTAA
- a CDS encoding UvrD-helicase domain-containing protein produces MPHLNDLNPQQREAVTTTEGPLLILAGAGSGKTRVITYRLAYLLEEKRIPPENLLAVTFTNKAAREMKERLEGLAGKAAAKVTLCTFHSLGVRILRQHADLLGYRRNFVIYDESDQLALVREIIKDEAMDFAGHQPAQLLGRVSAAKNNGHEPAQNPKTQNPEELLFQELYQHYLERTRGFNAIDFDDILILAAKLLAEHPEICAQYQKLYRYLMVDEYQDTNPLQDRLLGLLAGQRRNLCVVGDDDQSIYSWRGANPEIMLHFEQKYPGAAVIKLEQNYRSTPLILDAANAVIKNNRQRKGKNLWTARQGGAKIKVLIGANENEEAEKLFAAINSQRLLDSKRRFSDYAVLVRTNFQMRPLEEAARLANVPYQLIGGDSFYDRAEIRDVIAYLKVMRNPDDELNFKRALHFPKRGIGSQTLLRLHAYCHAHHKSLYRAFHEAEFIADLRPPVVQAMLQFAHLIDEFRRKFRAGKLSEVAEELVKRLDFIRALQETSTDEKIIEKRQNNVREFLGSLKRFEQGSEDPSLAGFLDRLSLVADTDYLNRQADRVIIMTVHAAKGLEFPYVFLYGMNDGQFPSRRACEEGGEEEERRLCYVAMTRAQRELTVSFCEKKTRYKEELALAPSRFLREIPAALFERSPFEAESAEARAHREAVEQEAALAIIQQIKASLAKSAT; encoded by the coding sequence ATGCCTCATTTGAATGATCTGAATCCCCAACAACGTGAAGCGGTCACAACAACCGAAGGGCCCCTGCTCATTCTTGCCGGCGCCGGTTCCGGCAAAACCCGCGTCATTACCTACCGGCTGGCTTATCTGCTTGAAGAAAAACGCATCCCGCCGGAAAATCTTTTGGCCGTGACGTTTACCAACAAGGCGGCGCGCGAGATGAAAGAACGCTTGGAAGGCCTGGCCGGCAAGGCTGCCGCCAAAGTCACGCTGTGCACCTTTCACTCCCTCGGCGTGCGCATTCTCCGCCAACATGCGGACTTACTGGGTTATCGCAGGAATTTTGTGATTTACGATGAATCCGACCAGCTCGCGCTGGTTCGCGAGATCATTAAAGACGAGGCCATGGATTTTGCCGGACATCAGCCCGCACAATTGCTCGGCCGCGTCTCCGCCGCCAAGAACAACGGCCATGAGCCGGCGCAAAACCCCAAAACCCAAAATCCTGAAGAACTGCTGTTTCAAGAGCTTTATCAACACTATCTCGAGCGCACGCGCGGTTTCAACGCCATCGATTTCGACGACATTCTGATTTTGGCCGCGAAACTGTTGGCCGAGCATCCTGAAATTTGCGCGCAGTATCAAAAGCTTTATCGCTACCTCATGGTCGATGAATATCAGGACACCAATCCCCTGCAAGACCGGCTCCTCGGATTATTGGCCGGCCAGCGCCGGAATCTCTGCGTCGTCGGCGACGACGATCAGTCGATTTACTCCTGGCGCGGCGCCAATCCGGAAATCATGCTGCACTTCGAGCAAAAATATCCCGGCGCCGCCGTCATCAAGCTGGAACAAAATTATCGCTCAACGCCATTGATTTTGGACGCCGCCAATGCTGTGATCAAAAACAACCGGCAGCGCAAAGGAAAAAATTTGTGGACGGCGCGGCAGGGCGGCGCGAAAATCAAAGTTTTGATCGGCGCCAACGAGAATGAGGAAGCGGAAAAACTTTTCGCGGCAATCAACAGTCAGCGCCTGCTCGATTCGAAACGGCGTTTTAGCGATTACGCCGTTTTGGTGCGCACCAATTTTCAAATGCGGCCGCTGGAAGAAGCGGCGCGGCTGGCAAATGTTCCGTATCAACTGATTGGCGGCGACTCGTTTTACGACCGCGCCGAGATTCGCGACGTGATCGCCTATTTGAAAGTCATGCGCAATCCCGACGACGAACTGAATTTCAAACGGGCGCTGCATTTTCCCAAGCGCGGCATCGGCAGCCAGACCTTGCTGCGGCTGCATGCCTATTGCCACGCGCATCATAAAAGCCTCTATCGCGCTTTTCACGAAGCCGAGTTCATCGCGGATTTGCGCCCGCCGGTGGTTCAGGCGATGCTGCAGTTTGCCCATCTCATCGACGAGTTTCGCCGGAAATTTCGCGCCGGCAAGCTCAGCGAAGTCGCCGAGGAGTTGGTCAAACGCCTCGATTTTATTCGCGCCCTGCAGGAAACTTCGACCGACGAGAAGATCATCGAAAAACGCCAAAACAACGTGCGCGAATTTCTCGGCAGCTTGAAGCGTTTCGAGCAGGGCAGCGAAGATCCCTCGCTGGCGGGTTTTCTCGACCGCCTGAGCCTGGTGGCGGACACCGATTATCTCAACCGTCAAGCCGATCGCGTGATCATCATGACCGTGCACGCGGCGAAAGGTTTGGAATTCCCCTACGTTTTTCTTTATGGCATGAACGACGGCCAATTTCCCAGCCGCCGGGCCTGCGAAGAAGGCGGCGAAGAGGAAGAGCGGCGCCTGTGTTACGTGGCGATGACCCGCGCCCAGCGGGAGTTGACGGTGAGTTTTTGCGAGAAAAAAACGCGCTACAAAGAAGAGCTGGCGCTGGCGCCGTCGCGCTTTTTGCGGGAGATTCCGGCGGCGCTTTTCGAACGGTCGCCGTTTGAAGCCGAAAGCGCCGAAGCCCGGGCTCACCGCGAGGCCGTCGAGCAGGAAGCGGCTTTGGCGATAATTCAACAAATTAAAGCTTCGCTGGCAAAATCAGCCACTTAA
- a CDS encoding VIT and VWA domain-containing protein, producing MRRSCFLVATLLIAAGNLQAQGLIVRPDFQPADLELRQHRVNADIQEQVAVVTVEHEFYNPSATTVEGTFLFPLPQHAQVSRFSMNVDGKEMIGELLTADEARRIYEDIVRKSLDPALLEMADYRTFRARIFPIPPKATRRLTLRYDATLPIEGKTVTFQYPMQGALSHRGAGAPIRAMPSPQPGERDQASEPERTRSQQSVIQIQINAATAVKNIYSPSHRVEVKQENDRRATVVFKANNAIDGRDFLLYYSLDPNEIGATLLAHRPYTDKAGYFMLLISPQVNPDATPVQGKDLVFVLDTSGSMAGEKIQQAKAALRYCLQRLDHRDRFGLVTFSSAARKFRETLAGVEARDEALYHVDRLEATGGTNINEALLAAVDLLSKNQNGQSMIIFLTDGLPSVGVQDEGEIRRNLQSANRHGIRIFSFGVGFDVNTRLLDGLAKTSQAFSDYISPQENIEEKISAFYEKVRYPVMSNIEYSFRGVEAHALSPQRLPDLFKGGQIILAGRYREGGRGTLVLRGMIDTAQHGDTRREFHYDFTFPRQERERDFVARLWATRRVGDLLDEIRLQGENTELKNEVIALAKEFGLVTPYTSYLVQEEEHLTFQEPRLPQLDRLMPPSRAGNGGQRQAAALPMDAMTQTSGAGAVQMSKSIHAMKSAEIVAEADVKNAGLVSIKGTTLRQQAGGTWVDIDHKNGAATIKLAFASEAYFTFLRVFPEAREFCKLGNKVIFKFRGKFVQIGEDGEKQMSEEEFREKFR from the coding sequence ATGCGACGTTCATGTTTTCTTGTTGCCACGCTATTGATTGCCGCCGGCAACCTTCAGGCCCAGGGCCTCATCGTCCGGCCGGATTTTCAACCGGCTGATTTGGAATTGCGCCAGCATCGCGTCAACGCCGATATTCAGGAGCAAGTCGCGGTGGTGACCGTCGAGCACGAGTTTTATAATCCGAGCGCGACGACGGTCGAAGGCACGTTTCTTTTTCCGCTGCCGCAACATGCGCAGGTCTCGCGCTTTTCGATGAATGTCGATGGCAAGGAGATGATCGGCGAATTGCTCACCGCCGACGAGGCGCGGCGGATTTACGAAGACATCGTCCGCAAGAGTCTCGATCCGGCATTGCTGGAAATGGCGGATTATCGCACCTTTCGCGCCCGCATCTTTCCGATTCCTCCCAAAGCCACGCGGCGCTTGACGCTGCGCTATGATGCCACGCTGCCCATCGAAGGCAAAACCGTGACGTTTCAATATCCGATGCAAGGCGCGCTGTCGCATCGCGGCGCCGGCGCGCCGATTCGTGCTATGCCGTCACCTCAACCTGGCGAACGCGATCAAGCCAGCGAGCCGGAGCGCACGCGTTCGCAACAAAGCGTGATTCAAATTCAAATCAACGCTGCGACTGCCGTCAAAAATATTTATTCGCCGTCGCATCGCGTCGAAGTCAAACAGGAAAACGACCGTCGTGCCACGGTGGTCTTCAAAGCGAACAATGCGATTGATGGCCGTGATTTTCTGCTGTATTATTCACTCGATCCGAACGAGATTGGCGCGACGCTGTTGGCGCATCGTCCGTACACCGACAAGGCCGGTTATTTCATGCTTTTGATTTCACCGCAAGTGAACCCCGATGCGACACCGGTGCAGGGCAAGGATTTGGTTTTTGTGCTCGACACTTCCGGCAGCATGGCGGGAGAGAAAATTCAACAAGCGAAGGCGGCGCTGCGTTATTGTTTGCAACGGCTGGACCATCGCGACCGTTTCGGGTTGGTGACATTCAGCTCGGCGGCGCGAAAATTTCGCGAAACGCTTGCCGGCGTCGAGGCGCGCGATGAGGCGCTTTATCATGTCGACCGCCTGGAAGCAACCGGCGGCACCAACATCAACGAAGCGCTTTTGGCCGCGGTTGATTTGCTGAGTAAAAATCAAAACGGTCAAAGCATGATCATTTTTTTGACGGATGGTTTGCCTTCGGTCGGCGTTCAGGACGAAGGCGAAATCCGGCGCAATTTGCAAAGCGCCAATCGCCATGGCATACGGATCTTTTCTTTCGGCGTCGGCTTTGACGTCAACACCCGTCTGCTCGATGGTTTGGCCAAAACCAGCCAGGCGTTTTCGGATTACATTTCGCCCCAGGAAAATATCGAAGAGAAAATTTCGGCTTTTTATGAAAAGGTCCGCTATCCGGTGATGAGCAATATCGAATACTCTTTTCGCGGTGTTGAAGCGCACGCTTTGTCGCCCCAGCGTTTGCCGGATCTTTTTAAAGGCGGGCAAATCATTCTCGCCGGGCGTTATCGGGAAGGCGGCCGCGGCACGCTGGTGCTGCGCGGCATGATCGACACCGCGCAGCACGGCGACACCCGCAGGGAATTTCATTATGATTTTACTTTTCCGCGCCAGGAACGCGAGCGGGATTTCGTCGCGCGCTTGTGGGCAACCCGTCGCGTCGGCGATTTGCTCGACGAGATTCGTTTGCAAGGCGAAAACACTGAGTTGAAAAACGAGGTCATCGCTTTGGCAAAAGAATTTGGGCTGGTGACGCCGTACACCTCTTATCTCGTGCAGGAGGAAGAGCACTTGACCTTTCAAGAGCCCCGTTTGCCTCAACTGGATCGCCTGATGCCACCGTCACGCGCCGGCAATGGCGGACAGCGTCAAGCGGCAGCGCTCCCGATGGATGCCATGACTCAAACCTCCGGCGCCGGTGCCGTGCAAATGAGCAAATCCATTCACGCCATGAAATCTGCCGAGATCGTTGCCGAGGCTGATGTCAAGAACGCCGGACTGGTTTCGATCAAAGGAACCACATTGCGCCAGCAAGCCGGCGGCACGTGGGTGGATATTGACCATAAAAACGGAGCCGCAACGATCAAACTGGCTTTTGCGTCGGAAGCGTATTTTACCTTCCTGCGTGTTTTCCCCGAAGCGCGCGAGTTTTGCAAGCTTGGCAATAAAGTGATTTTCAAATTTCGCGGCAAATTCGTGCAGATCGGCGAAGACGGCGAGAAGCAGATGAGCGAAGAGGAATTTCGGGAGAAATTCCGGTAA
- a CDS encoding serpin family protein, which produces MSIAIPPTQLATVDNRLVAANTQFSFKLFDKIVKQDAGKNIFISPASVTMALAMIYNGAGGGTQEAMARALALQGMSLPEINQAQAALRAMLARTDPNVQLTIANSLWAGKGVAFKTEFLKRNQDFFAAKITNLDFATPGAAATMNEWVNQQTNGKINKIVDTIPGETILYLINAIYFKGRWSTQFDKAKTKDGQFTLLNGAKKKHPMMSQSGRFPYYENEKFQAISLPYGDGRVSLYVFLPNKNSNLNALQAELSAEKWESWMPQFRSTEGNITLPRLKLEYEMVLNNALKTLGMEAAFDPQRANFAAMCSTSPGANVFLGEVKHKTFVDVNEEGTEAAAVTSGGMRVTAFIPPFTMIVDRPFFSAIRDNQTGTILFIGSIVEPR; this is translated from the coding sequence ATGTCCATCGCAATCCCGCCAACACAACTCGCAACCGTTGACAACCGTCTCGTTGCCGCCAACACGCAATTCAGTTTCAAACTCTTTGATAAAATCGTCAAACAAGATGCCGGCAAAAACATTTTCATCTCGCCGGCCAGTGTGACGATGGCGCTGGCGATGATTTACAACGGCGCCGGCGGCGGGACGCAGGAGGCGATGGCCAGGGCGCTGGCGTTGCAGGGAATGAGCTTGCCGGAAATCAATCAAGCGCAAGCCGCGCTGCGCGCCATGCTCGCCCGCACTGACCCCAACGTTCAATTGACCATCGCCAATTCGTTGTGGGCGGGAAAAGGCGTTGCCTTCAAAACGGAATTTCTCAAGAGAAATCAGGATTTCTTCGCCGCGAAAATCACCAATTTGGATTTTGCCACGCCGGGGGCGGCGGCGACCATGAACGAGTGGGTCAATCAACAAACGAACGGCAAAATCAACAAGATCGTCGACACCATTCCGGGCGAGACGATTCTTTATTTGATCAACGCCATTTATTTCAAAGGCAGATGGTCGACGCAGTTTGATAAAGCCAAAACCAAAGACGGCCAATTTACCTTGTTGAACGGCGCGAAAAAGAAGCATCCGATGATGTCGCAAAGCGGGCGCTTCCCGTACTATGAAAATGAGAAATTTCAGGCAATCAGCCTGCCGTATGGCGACGGCCGCGTGAGCCTGTATGTTTTTCTCCCGAATAAAAATTCCAATCTCAACGCCTTGCAGGCCGAATTGAGCGCTGAAAAATGGGAAAGCTGGATGCCGCAATTCCGTTCCACCGAAGGCAACATCACGCTGCCGCGCTTGAAGCTGGAATATGAGATGGTGCTCAACAATGCGCTCAAAACGCTGGGCATGGAAGCGGCGTTCGATCCGCAGCGCGCGAATTTCGCGGCCATGTGTTCGACCTCGCCCGGCGCCAATGTTTTCCTCGGCGAAGTCAAACACAAAACTTTTGTGGACGTGAACGAAGAGGGCACGGAAGCCGCCGCCGTCACTTCCGGCGGAATGCGGGTGACGGCGTTCATTCCGCCATTCACGATGATCGTCGACCGCCCGTTCTTCAGCGCGATCCGTGACAACCAAACCGGCACGATTTTGTTCATCGGCTCCATCGTTGAGCCGAGATAA
- a CDS encoding efflux RND transporter permease subunit, with amino-acid sequence MVKRETIINGATDRLRPILMTSLTTIVGLLPMVIAADKTGLRYALASATMGGMTRSTLLVLLLVVVPALSAIGRS; translated from the coding sequence ATGGTAAAGCGGGAGACGATTATCAACGGCGCGACGGATCGCCTGCGACCGATTCTGATGACGTCGCTCACGACGATCGTCGGTTTGTTGCCGATGGTGATAGCAGCGGATAAAACCGGATTGAGGTACGCGCTGGCTTCAGCGACAATGGGAGGAATGACGAGATCGACTTTGTTGGTGCTGCTGCTGGTGGTGGTGCCGGCGCTTAGTGCGATAGGGAGAAGCTGA
- a CDS encoding protein kinase, whose translation MLKVEQATANSPGAANRLQQLLYTLGRAYLQKEQYAEAFDKLKQLLEMDADNADVLLDTAIAALGLNEVSAPTLALYEKALARNPDSTALRFGLASLFAHKNITTPFAIELCQSVAEAAPANEQQIRFFLKRYYEEVGQLDKARAEEQKAVFCGSDLKSIRTFLEKLWWDGKFAEARSVLQSAPKVNGHLESLTRELAVTHAYEALAAGKRIENLETIKTMLDAVPNLQPAAMADLRDYLVLRLSLLPGGDSPQPAKGEKIFAAAPFNLHEEVLNRLNKPEERQGDQEPASGEWRGFLVAQVFKYDGNEVPERLRNLLSKHLAELPNSILRLCGASVISLSANPMLQIRAIVDFMQSLEDYNAAVSEADRVMVAGGLQVVPLSQPVGDRETLVALVEATHLFRLAEQYLTPESGVGTLLLHPADAELARQPGAGFTLMAMESVKLLPGLESTCAEVVWRNPLSLLKPGQVYTFDRIEIRKRLLKHNSYGTYLAHDVQLDRPMIMKIMLPADAAPFLQDDDKRQQLYDRIRSIARLSHPHFAFLYDMGEHEGMMFLSREYIEGKNLTELHFRDEQRDGEILAMLQKIVRALLYANSKGVTHLNLKPGNIWLSEAQELKISDFRIQGFIEDGANASVLFPAHWRYLAPEILSGGDGDARSDIYSLGIIAYELIAGKHPYSTAGTIHSPRDLFKAHIAPLNEQERPHHRAWDDFVMRAIERDADRRFADLTTVDQELRAIQMEMLKKALNTAR comes from the coding sequence ATGCTTAAAGTTGAACAAGCGACCGCAAACTCGCCGGGCGCAGCCAACCGGTTGCAACAACTCTTGTACACTCTTGGCCGGGCTTATTTGCAAAAGGAGCAGTATGCCGAAGCGTTTGACAAGCTCAAACAGCTTTTGGAAATGGATGCGGACAATGCCGACGTCCTTTTGGATACGGCGATAGCGGCGCTGGGGCTGAACGAAGTCTCGGCGCCGACCCTGGCGTTGTATGAAAAAGCCCTGGCGCGCAATCCGGATTCCACCGCGTTGAGGTTCGGGCTGGCTTCGCTATTCGCTCACAAAAATATTACCACACCGTTTGCCATCGAGTTGTGCCAAAGCGTTGCCGAAGCGGCGCCGGCCAACGAGCAGCAGATTCGATTTTTTCTCAAAAGGTATTACGAAGAGGTCGGACAGTTGGACAAAGCCCGAGCCGAGGAACAAAAGGCGGTTTTCTGCGGCAGCGACCTGAAATCCATTCGAACTTTTCTCGAAAAACTTTGGTGGGATGGAAAATTTGCCGAAGCGCGAAGCGTGCTGCAATCCGCCCCAAAAGTGAATGGGCATTTGGAGTCACTCACCCGCGAGCTGGCGGTGACGCACGCTTATGAAGCGCTGGCGGCTGGAAAACGAATTGAAAATCTTGAAACGATTAAAACCATGCTCGACGCCGTGCCGAATCTGCAACCGGCGGCGATGGCGGATTTGCGCGATTATCTGGTTCTGCGTTTGAGCTTGCTGCCTGGGGGCGATTCGCCGCAGCCGGCAAAAGGCGAAAAAATCTTTGCGGCCGCGCCGTTTAATCTGCATGAAGAAGTGCTGAACCGGTTGAACAAACCTGAGGAGCGGCAAGGCGATCAAGAACCCGCCAGCGGTGAATGGCGCGGATTTCTCGTGGCGCAAGTTTTCAAATATGACGGCAACGAGGTGCCGGAGAGGCTACGCAATTTGTTGAGCAAGCATTTGGCGGAGTTGCCGAACTCGATCCTGCGGCTTTGCGGAGCGAGTGTGATCAGTTTGTCGGCGAATCCGATGCTGCAAATTCGCGCCATCGTCGATTTCATGCAGAGCCTGGAAGATTATAATGCCGCCGTTTCGGAAGCCGATCGCGTCATGGTGGCGGGCGGCTTGCAGGTGGTGCCGCTGTCGCAGCCCGTCGGTGATCGCGAAACACTGGTGGCGTTGGTTGAGGCGACGCATTTGTTCCGCCTCGCCGAGCAATACCTCACACCGGAATCCGGCGTCGGCACGCTGCTGCTGCATCCGGCGGATGCGGAGTTGGCCAGGCAGCCCGGCGCCGGCTTCACGCTGATGGCGATGGAATCGGTGAAACTGCTGCCGGGCCTGGAATCAACTTGCGCCGAGGTGGTTTGGCGCAATCCGTTGTCGCTGCTCAAGCCCGGCCAGGTTTACACCTTTGACCGGATTGAAATCCGCAAGCGCCTGCTCAAGCACAACAGTTATGGCACCTATCTCGCGCACGACGTGCAGCTCGACCGCCCGATGATTATGAAAATCATGCTGCCGGCAGATGCCGCGCCGTTTTTGCAAGATGACGACAAGCGCCAGCAGCTTTACGACCGCATCCGCTCCATCGCGCGCCTGAGCCATCCGCATTTCGCGTTTTTGTATGACATGGGCGAGCACGAAGGCATGATGTTTCTCAGCCGCGAATATATCGAAGGCAAAAATCTCACCGAGCTGCATTTTCGTGACGAGCAGCGCGACGGCGAAATTCTGGCGATGCTGCAAAAGATCGTGCGCGCCCTGCTGTATGCGAACAGCAAGGGCGTGACGCATCTGAATTTGAAACCCGGAAATATCTGGCTCAGCGAAGCGCAGGAGCTGAAGATCAGCGATTTTCGCATTCAAGGGTTCATCGAAGACGGCGCCAATGCCAGCGTCTTGTTCCCGGCGCATTGGCGTTACCTGGCGCCGGAGATTCTCTCCGGCGGAGACGGCGATGCGCGCAGCGATATTTATTCGCTCGGCATCATCGCCTACGAATTGATCGCCGGCAAACATCCGTACAGCACGGCGGGCACGATTCATTCGCCCAGGGATCTTTTCAAAGCGCATATTGCGCCGCTCAACGAACAGGAACGGCCGCATCATCGCGCCTGGGATGATTTCGTCATGCGCGCCATCGAGCGCGACGCCGACCGCCGCTTCGCCGATTTGACAACCGTCGATCAGGAACTGCGCGCGATTCAAATGGAAATGCTGAAGAAAGCGTTGAATACGGCACGGTGA